The DNA window CACAGGTAACCAGGAAATTGCGGTTGAAGCCATGAAAAGTGGCTTGGATGACTACATTCTTAAATCTCCTAAGCACTACCCCCACTTACGTGCCTCTGTGCGATCCGCCGTAGAGCGTGCCTCAGAGCGGCGTCAAACAGCGACATTAGAGGGGCAGTTGCGATCGTTGCTGGAACAGCACAGCCTTGGCGTTTTCCAGGTCATTCCGAGCGATCGATTCCTGGAAACAAATGATGCCTTACTGCAAATCCTGGCGGTCAGGTCGATGGAAGAGGCGCAAACCAGTGAATTTTACCGATTTTTATCCCATCAGGGGAATCTCGGCCAGGGGCAACACCGCAAACAAGAGCTTCTACTACATCGGGAAAATGGGGAAACATTTTGGGGGTTGCTCAGCGAAACGTTAACCACCATTGAGGGAACAACGGTCATTGCTGGGTTGCTGGAAGATATTACTCCGCGCAAACAGCTAGAAGAATCACTCAGACGCTATGCCAGCCGGTTAGAAACTCTACGGCAATTAGACCGCTCGATCCTGCAAAACCTGTCTCCTGCTGAAATTGCTCATCTGGCACTGCAAGCAACAGCTCCCCTGATTCAATGTCAATTACTGGATATCACCCTTTTTAACTCGGAGTTGCAAGAAGTTACCGTATTAGCCGCCCAAACCAGCGAAGGGATTCGGTTAAACAGCGGACAGCGCTTCTCGTTTGAGGAGTATGGCGCGATCGACCAACTGCAACGGAACGAAGCGGTGATTATTAATGATCTGTCCGAGTTAGATAACCCCTCCCCTCTGATGCAACAGTTTGCGGCTCAGGGCATTCGCTCGATTGCCCGCCTGCCAATCCGAGTACAGGACGAATTGATTGGTTCTCTGAAACTGGCATCCATTCAACCTCACGCTTTTACCCAGGAGGATACGGATATTGCCCAAGAATTAGTGAGTCAGATGGCGATCGCCATCCAACAATCCCAGTTACGGCAGGAGCTTCAGCAATATGCAGAGCATTTGGAACAGGAAGTCCAACGCCGCACCCAAGAACTTGAAACAACCAACAGCGATCTGGAATCGTTTGTCTATTTGGTTTCCCATGATTTGCGCGAACCGCTACGGGCCATTCAGGCTTACAATCAAATTCTTTTGGAAGACCATCTACACCAACTGGATCAGGAAGGCAAGCTCTGCACCCAGCGGATTGCAGAAAATGCTGTACGAATGAGTAAGCTGATTCAAGATCTCCTGGAGTACAGCCGTTTAGGGAGAATTGAACTGCCATTACAGCCTGTTAATTTGAGCCAACTGATTCACGAAATCCTAAACCAACTAAAACTGGAGCTTGACCAA is part of the Kovacikia minuta CCNUW1 genome and encodes:
- a CDS encoding ATP-binding protein, which gives rise to MRFLVIDNDSHQRWLISRELRREFSQAEVNEIIDTDSLEQALTVGNFDLAVTDYQLHWSNGLEIVRLLKERYPDRPVIMFTDTGNQEIAVEAMKSGLDDYILKSPKHYPHLRASVRSAVERASERRQTATLEGQLRSLLEQHSLGVFQVIPSDRFLETNDALLQILAVRSMEEAQTSEFYRFLSHQGNLGQGQHRKQELLLHRENGETFWGLLSETLTTIEGTTVIAGLLEDITPRKQLEESLRRYASRLETLRQLDRSILQNLSPAEIAHLALQATAPLIQCQLLDITLFNSELQEVTVLAAQTSEGIRLNSGQRFSFEEYGAIDQLQRNEAVIINDLSELDNPSPLMQQFAAQGIRSIARLPIRVQDELIGSLKLASIQPHAFTQEDTDIAQELVSQMAIAIQQSQLRQELQQYAEHLEQEVQRRTQELETTNSDLESFVYLVSHDLREPLRAIQAYNQILLEDHLHQLDQEGKLCTQRIAENAVRMSKLIQDLLEYSRLGRIELPLQPVNLSQLIHEILNQLKLELDQRQVQVRLEDPLPMLKGHYPTLLQIITNLLTNAIKFVRPTLQPQVRIWAEPSGQFLRLWVEDNGIGIDPQYHDRIFQVFERLHSLEIYPGTGVGLAIVQKGIERMGGRVGVESGLDQGSRFWIELPKIEST